The Streptomyces kanamyceticus genome window below encodes:
- a CDS encoding SH3 domain-containing protein translates to MDEAGEAVEAGAARSYPVVADVNVRSGPGTSYGNVGRLRAGSRVTIQCQKPGETVTGPTGTSKIWDRIGSGRYVSDTYIRTGSNGYVAPRC, encoded by the coding sequence CGGGCGAGGCCGTCGAGGCCGGCGCCGCGAGGAGCTACCCGGTCGTCGCGGACGTCAACGTCCGGTCAGGACCCGGCACGTCGTACGGCAACGTCGGCCGCCTGCGCGCGGGCAGCCGCGTCACCATCCAGTGCCAGAAGCCGGGCGAGACGGTCACGGGCCCGACCGGCACGTCGAAGATCTGGGACCGGATCGGCAGCGGCCGCTACGTCTCGGACACGTACATCCGCACGGGCAGCAACGGGTACGTGGCGCCGCGCTGCTGA